From Geomonas agri, one genomic window encodes:
- the mtnP gene encoding S-methyl-5'-thioadenosine phosphorylase, protein MANEVIGVIGGSGLYEMEGMTGVSQVTVDTPFGRPSDEYVTGTLDGVQMVFLPRHGKGHRFTPSEVNYRANIYGMKKLGVTRIISVSAVGSLREEIVPGHIVVPDQFIDRTRGFRKDTFFGNGIVGHVQFADPVCGELSEILYRSAGAVGATVHKGGCYVCMEGPAFSTRAESHMYRSFGASIIGMTNLTEAKLAREAEICYGVIALSTDYDCWHESHDDVSVEAIIEIIKNNVATAKKIIRQAVAEVAAGRGCACGEALKYAVISDTSVIPVETRENLDLILGKYL, encoded by the coding sequence ATGGCTAACGAGGTAATCGGGGTAATCGGCGGCAGTGGCCTGTACGAGATGGAGGGGATGACCGGGGTGTCCCAGGTGACCGTGGATACCCCCTTTGGTCGCCCCAGCGACGAGTACGTGACCGGCACGCTGGACGGGGTGCAGATGGTCTTTCTGCCGCGCCACGGCAAGGGACACCGCTTCACGCCCAGCGAGGTCAACTACCGCGCCAACATCTACGGCATGAAGAAGCTCGGCGTCACCCGGATCATCTCGGTCTCCGCCGTGGGGAGCCTCAGGGAGGAGATCGTCCCCGGGCACATCGTGGTGCCGGACCAGTTCATCGACCGCACCCGCGGCTTCCGCAAGGACACCTTCTTCGGCAACGGCATTGTCGGCCACGTCCAGTTCGCCGACCCGGTCTGCGGCGAGCTCTCCGAGATACTGTACCGTTCGGCCGGCGCGGTGGGCGCTACCGTCCATAAAGGTGGGTGCTACGTCTGCATGGAAGGGCCGGCCTTCTCCACCCGTGCCGAGAGCCACATGTACCGCTCCTTCGGCGCCTCCATCATCGGCATGACCAACCTCACCGAGGCGAAACTCGCCCGCGAGGCCGAGATCTGCTACGGGGTCATCGCCCTCTCTACCGATTACGACTGCTGGCACGAGTCCCACGACGACGTTTCGGTGGAGGCCATCATCGAGATCATCAAGAACAACGTTGCCACCGCCAAGAAGATCATCCGCCAGGCCGTGGCCGAAGTCGCCGCCGGGCGCGGCTGCGCCTGCGGCGAGGCCCTCAAATACGCGGTGATCAGCGACACCTCGGTGATCCCGGTCGAAACTCGCGAGAACCTCGATCTGATCCTCGGCAAATACCTGTAA